In Bacteroidota bacterium, the genomic window TGGCGCCACAGGAAAGTCAGCCCAAATTCCTCTATTCGTCTGGCTGCCCGATGCCATGGCAGGCCCGACACCGGTCTCGGCCCTGATTCATGCTGCAACGATGGTTACCGCGGGAATTTACATGGTTGCCCGATGCGCAGTTCTGTTTGCGCTTGCGCCAACAACCTTGATGGTTGTAGCGGTTGTCGGGGCAACTACCGCCCTGTTTGCAGCAAGCATCGGACTTGTGCAAAACGACATCAAGAAAGTTCTCGCATACTCGACAGTCAGCCAACTCGGGTACATGTTCCTTGCGCTTGGAGTCGGGGCGTTTGCGGCAGGACTCTTCCATGTTCTCACGCATGCGTTTTTCAAAGCGTTGCTCTTTCTCGGCTCCGGCGCCGTTATTCACGCGATGCACGAGGAGCAAGATATCCAGAAAATGGGCGGACTGAAGAGCCATCTTCCCATAACGTATAAGACGTTTCTGGTCGGGACGATTGCGATCGCCGGAATTCCGCCGCTTGCCGGCTTCTTTAGTAAAGATGAGATTTTGTGGAAGGCATTTTCCGGCGGATACTGGCCTCTGTGGGTGATGGGATTGATCGGAGCAGGACTCACAGCTTTCTACATGTTCCGTCTCCTCTCGCTCACGTTCGACGGCAAACCGCGATGGGATCAGCACCACCTTCATCCGCATGAAGCGCCCAAAACGATGGCTATTCCCCTTATTGTGCTGGCGGGACTTTCAATCGTTGGCGGATTTGTCGGCATCCCCCACAGTCTCGGCGGCGGCAACGCTATCGAACAATGGCTCGACCCCGTCTTCGAAGCCGCAAACCGGAAGATGTTTCTTGCTCCACACGCCGTCGTGCCGCTTGAGTACGTGTTGATGATCGCGTCGGTTTTAGTTGCGTTGGGAGGGATTTGGCTGGCACGCACCTGGTATTTGAAGAATACCGAGATCCCTGAACAACTGGCAAGCCGCTATCGCGGAATGTACAATCTTCTCCTCAACAAATACAAAGTTGATGAAGTGTACGATGCAGTAATTGTGAATCCGATTCAAAAAATGTCGGAGATGTTTTTATGGAAGATTTTCGATGTGAAGATTA contains:
- the nuoL gene encoding NADH-quinone oxidoreductase subunit L, translated to MPFQLISIAVFLPFAGFLINGLLGSRIKSEKAIGLIGSGTVGISFVIACAMFFDMLSSPPDERSHIVEIFKWIAAGSVNVGLAYQIDQLSILMMLIVTGVGFLIHIYSIGYMHGDPGFWRFFAYLNLFIFAMLNLIMADNFLLLFLGWEGVGLCSYLLIGFWYDRKFDKGTTGDAAKKAFIVNRIGDFGFLIGMFLIFEMFGTLAFKDVFNQASTLSVGNTTVMWMTLALFLGATGKSAQIPLFVWLPDAMAGPTPVSALIHAATMVTAGIYMVARCAVLFALAPTTLMVVAVVGATTALFAASIGLVQNDIKKVLAYSTVSQLGYMFLALGVGAFAAGLFHVLTHAFFKALLFLGSGAVIHAMHEEQDIQKMGGLKSHLPITYKTFLVGTIAIAGIPPLAGFFSKDEILWKAFSGGYWPLWVMGLIGAGLTAFYMFRLLSLTFDGKPRWDQHHLHPHEAPKTMAIPLIVLAGLSIVGGFVGIPHSLGGGNAIEQWLDPVFEAANRKMFLAPHAVVPLEYVLMIASVLVALGGIWLARTWYLKNTEIPEQLASRYRGMYNLLLNKYKVDEVYDAVIVNPIQKMSEMFLWKIFDVKIIDGIVNGIPKLIGVFSGVARKIQTGVTQNYALAFVLGVVLIIGFLITK